One part of the Ananas comosus cultivar F153 unplaced genomic scaffold, ASM154086v1, whole genome shotgun sequence genome encodes these proteins:
- the LOC109704418 gene encoding alpha-ketoglutarate-dependent dioxygenase alkB-like isoform X1 yields MYSAAENAAAAAAAAERTAFRGAEKRYKLYKTLPHRPKSRKRTTTGTKPTDLSDVVDFKAVLDGFAGGRDLPPGILRFDCDGFDRPVFCIEDRPGFFFIPSALTIEEQCYWIRESLATFPQPPNRANLTAIYGPIYGLFNAAQNQKVLIETEDTDTLVDHELNGSKSSPHSQKFLFAETSDVHRVETCKSIAALALLKKLRWSTLGLQFDWSKRNYDVSLPHNKIPDALCTLARKMAVPALPFGEDFHPEAAIVNYFGPSDMLGGHLDDMELDWTRPIVSISLGCKAIFLLGGKTREDVPIAMFLRSGDIVLMAGEARECFHGVPRIFTDDDHAEISAILSQFSAEDDRCYADYIRNSRININIRQVN; encoded by the exons ATGTACAGCGCGGCGGAGAAcgcggccgcggccgcggccgcggcggagCGAACCGCGTTTCGCGGCGCGGAGAAGCGATACAAGCTCTACAAAACCCTCCCTCACCGCCCCAAATCCAG GAAGAGGACGACGACGGGGACCAAGCCCACGGATCTCTCGGACGTGGTCGATTTCAAAGCCGTTCTCGATGGCTTCGCGGGCGGGCGAGATCTTCCCCCCGGGATCCTGCGCTTCGATTGCGATGGATTCGATCGCCCCGTGTTTTGTATCGAGGATCGACCTG gatttttctTCATTCCCAGTGCCCTGACCATTGAAGAACAGTGCTACTGGATTAGGGAAAGCTTGGCAACCTTTCCTCAACCTCCCAATAGAGCTAATCTTACAGCAATATATGGCCCAATTTATGGTTTATTTAATGCTGCTCAAAATCAGAAGGTTTTGATTGAAACAGAAGATACAGATACACTTGTGGACCATGAACTGAATGGCAGTAAAAGTAGTCCGCATTCCCAGAAATTTCTATTTGCGGAAACTTCCGACGTGCATAGAGTAGAGACATGCAAATCAATAGCAGCATTAGCTCTTTTAAAGAAACTTCGTTGGAGCACGCTTGGTTTACAGTTTGACTGGTCTAAG CGCAACTATGATGTCTCTCTTCCGCACAACAAGATACCAGATGCTCTTTGTACACTTGCTAGGAAGATGGCAGTTCCTGCCTTACCATTTGGGGAGGATTTCCATCCAGAAGCTGCAATTGTGAACTATTTTGGTCCAA GCGATATGCTTGGTGGCCACCTAGATGACATGGAATTAGATTGGACCAGACCAATTGTTAGCATAAG CCTGGGCTGCAAAGCTATATTTCTATTGGGAGGAAAGACTAGAGAGGATGTCCCAATCGCCATGTTCTTGCGCAGCGGCGACATTGTGCTGATGGCCGGGGAAGCAAGGGAATGCTTCCATG GAGTGCCAAGAATCTTCACGGACGATGACCATGCAGAGATCTCTGCAATTCTGTCACAATTTTCAGCTGAAGATGACCGTTGTTATGCAGACTATATTAGAAATTCAAGAATAAACATCAACATCCGACAGGTCAATTAG
- the LOC109704418 gene encoding alpha-ketoglutarate-dependent dioxygenase alkB-like isoform X2: MYSAAENAAAAAAAAERTAFRGAEKRYKLYKTLPHRPKSRKRTTTGTKPTDLSDVVDFKAVLDGFAGGRDLPPGILRFDCDGFDRPVFCIEDRPGFFFIPSALTIEEQCYWIRESLATFPQPPNRANLTAIYGPIYGLFNAAQNQKVLIETEDTDTLVDHELNGSKSSPHSQKFLFAETSDVHRVETCKSIAALALLKKLRWSTLGLQFDWSKRNYDVSLPHNKIPDALCTLARKMAVPALPFGEDFHPEAAIVNYFGPSDMLGGHLDDMELDWTRPIVSISLGCKAIFLLGGKTREDVPIAMFLRSGDIVLMAGEARECFHGCSLPWPLQSRMCDFG; this comes from the exons ATGTACAGCGCGGCGGAGAAcgcggccgcggccgcggccgcggcggagCGAACCGCGTTTCGCGGCGCGGAGAAGCGATACAAGCTCTACAAAACCCTCCCTCACCGCCCCAAATCCAG GAAGAGGACGACGACGGGGACCAAGCCCACGGATCTCTCGGACGTGGTCGATTTCAAAGCCGTTCTCGATGGCTTCGCGGGCGGGCGAGATCTTCCCCCCGGGATCCTGCGCTTCGATTGCGATGGATTCGATCGCCCCGTGTTTTGTATCGAGGATCGACCTG gatttttctTCATTCCCAGTGCCCTGACCATTGAAGAACAGTGCTACTGGATTAGGGAAAGCTTGGCAACCTTTCCTCAACCTCCCAATAGAGCTAATCTTACAGCAATATATGGCCCAATTTATGGTTTATTTAATGCTGCTCAAAATCAGAAGGTTTTGATTGAAACAGAAGATACAGATACACTTGTGGACCATGAACTGAATGGCAGTAAAAGTAGTCCGCATTCCCAGAAATTTCTATTTGCGGAAACTTCCGACGTGCATAGAGTAGAGACATGCAAATCAATAGCAGCATTAGCTCTTTTAAAGAAACTTCGTTGGAGCACGCTTGGTTTACAGTTTGACTGGTCTAAG CGCAACTATGATGTCTCTCTTCCGCACAACAAGATACCAGATGCTCTTTGTACACTTGCTAGGAAGATGGCAGTTCCTGCCTTACCATTTGGGGAGGATTTCCATCCAGAAGCTGCAATTGTGAACTATTTTGGTCCAA GCGATATGCTTGGTGGCCACCTAGATGACATGGAATTAGATTGGACCAGACCAATTGTTAGCATAAG CCTGGGCTGCAAAGCTATATTTCTATTGGGAGGAAAGACTAGAGAGGATGTCCCAATCGCCATGTTCTTGCGCAGCGGCGACATTGTGCTGATGGCCGGGGAAGCAAGGGAATGCTTCCATG GCTGCTCGCTACCTTGGCCACTCCAATCAAGAATGTGTGATTTTGGTTGA